The DNA region AACCCGAATTGAATCTCTCTGATTCCTCCGATaccctcttctctttttttagtttcttgTGTGGGGTTGTTGTGAAAAAGAGCTCGCTTTTCATTTTCtgctctccctccctcccctcccccctctctctctctctctgagcggGCGCTCGCGTATGCGATGGCTGTGATCTCGGTGAACTCGCTGCCACGGGGGTTCCGATTTCGACCGACGGACGAGGAGCTGGTTGATTACTACTTGAGGTCCAAGATTAATGGGAACAATGAAGATGTTTGGGTTATTCGTGAGTTAGATGTTTGCAAATGCGAGCCTTGGGATTTGCCTGGTACAACTCTTGTCCTCTGTTGCTATGATCGCACGCaaatgttcttttatttttaatatttctgatattttcatttttgggtTGGTTAAAAGTGTTGGAGTTCTTGAATAAGAGACTATATCGATCGAGCTtggtattctttcttttttccttaggAGTGAAGACATAATTATTGTCTGTCTACGTGAGAACCTTTGTGTGAGTAACAACATATCGGAACAAGCTGGTACTTTAAAATAGCGGGGGATTTCGAATAATTATTTAGTCATTTGTTAACAGTTCGTCcgacaatttattttttctttctggaCCTTGAATTTCgataaatttatgttttctaCAACATTATTATGCTATGTGAGCTGAATTTGTATTTGATGAACAAATTTAAGTCTTTTTTTAAGGAAATTCAATTCACTACTTTTTGGTATGTTAAGGAGTTGCAGGACTGGTTATTAATCCAGTGTTtataatttttccttttgattttctctttCTGGGTATTGATTTGGTGCTTACATTCTTTGGGGTAGATTTATCGGTGGTAAGGTCAAACGATCTGGAGTGGTTCTTCTTCTGTCCACAAGACCTGAAATACCCGAATGGACGTCGATTGAACAGGGCAACGGTTGCTGGGTACTGGAAGGCGACTGGCAAGGATCGGAATATCAAATCCAGAAAGAAGTTGATCGGAATGAAGAAGACGTTGGTTTTCTACACGGGGCGTGCTCCGAACGGAAAAAGGACCAATTGGGTTATGCATGAGTACCGTACTACTCTGAAGGAGCTTGATGGCACAAACCCTGGTCAGGTTAGTgatattgaattgagatttcTTCTTGTGTAAACTCTCAACTGAATTTTGTGTAATTTGTTTCTCGGGATTTTCTAAAACCGTTCGTGTGGTTAGTTAGTCGATGGCAGTCTTGCAGACACTAAGGCGATTTCATTTGTGATTTAAAATCATTCAATTAGCAGGGGTCACTGAATTTGTAGAATCCCTTCTTTTTCAACTGAGGAGGGAAGGACTTCCTAATTGTTGTATAATTGATGATTTAATCGAggttttcttattttctaaGAGGGAGGCTGTTAGTGCATGTCCCGTAAAAAGTGCCGTCATGCAATTTTATTATGATCTCAGAATACACAATTACTAGTGTAACTTGGATGGATGATTCATCTAACCTTTAAAATGTGAAACAGATAATTTGCAAGGAAGCACGTGGTTTGGATCTAGATTTTGTGCATTTGGCCAACAAATGACAATTAAGAAGCATGCActggtttctttttctttttccatttctttctttgttaTTATTATCTCCTTAATTTTTTGTATGATTCTTTTGATTGAAATTTAAGTTGCCTTTTTTATGAGTCggctttataaaaatttattcctTAAAGCACCTACTATACGCCAAATGGCTTTGGTGAAAAACCTCCtgcattttttttcctgtctTTAGAGTTCTTTTAGTTGTCTGTCGACACACATTCATGTACTAGTCGATAAGAATTTTGTCTAGACAATTAGTTACATTCCCCTAACTCAGTCTGTTGATGGAATTTATGCAGAGTGCCTTTGTCCTCTGCCGTTTATTCAAGAAATTGGATGAGAGTATTGAAGGTTCAAATGGTGATGAGGCTGAACCATCTGTTTCAACTCCTACTCCAGCCAAATCTTCTCCTGCAGATACACAGTCTGAAATAGCACTGGACCCAGCAACATCTCCATCGGTGGGAGGGCAAGTTGAAAACCATCCTGCAATTATTGACTGTTCTCCTGCTGAGAATTCGGATGGAACGACATCTGACACCATCCCACCTATCAATTATAACGGCAACTATGGTgcagaaaattattttacaGACTCACCGGTTTCTGAGGTGAGAAAGAAACTGAGAACCTGAGTTGCAGTGTTAACAAATTgtatgttttgttttcttggaaATGAGACGTGAGGGACTAATATTAATCCTGTTTGCTCGTGTTTCTTACCTCAGGTTGATCTGCTGCTGGAGCAAGGCTTTAACCTGTTCTATGATCCACCGGGGTCACTAGATGACAAAATCTTCTCTCCGATACATTCACCAATGCCATATGGGCTAGGATCTTCTAGCACATATTATGCTACCCCCAATGATTTGAAGAATAGTTATACTGGGGTGCAGTCTCAGCATGGCTCTAGTGAACCAGATGCCAATATGGATGAGTTCCTGGCTTCTGTGCTAAATCATCTGGCTTATGAAGATCAGACCCCTCTAAAAACAGAACCGGTTAATTACAATGGATCATACAGTGGTTCAGATACAGACGGGGTTAATGCAATGGTAAGTGGAAGCTCTCAAGATACAATTGATTGGTCTTGCAATTTTATCCACTATATTTTGATTAGTATCAATTATGGCTACATGCCATGAGTTGCTGTGGTTCTGTTTGGATACATTTGTATTCAAAACGTTTTTTGTGTCTTAATTTTTAACTAAGCTGGTTTTTTCATAATAACGTTGAATTTGGGCATGACAGCTTGACCTTCAAGGTTCTCTGTGCTGTGAAGAGATCACAAGCGAGGCTCCTTTACAGGTGGGAACAACGCCAGAATATTACAGTAATGCATCTTCTGAGCGTGATGTCAATGAGAACAAGGGATACGTGGCTTTGCCACATAATGAGTCTTTTGAGCAGAGAGCTTTCTCATCTGACGGCACAGGTGGTGTGGTTAGTACTGGTATCAGGATAAGGACTCGCCAACCGCAGAATCAACCATCTATTGCAAACTCTGCACAGGGAAGTGCTCCAAGAAGATTGCGATTGCAGTGTAAACTTCAAGTGCAGCCACCTCATTGCGGCCCCATGTCTGAGAATTGGAGCGGACCAGAAgatcatgaattaaaaatagCTGCAACTGAGGTAAGGAGCTTGTTATATGAAACTACTGTGCATCTCTGATGTTATATGCACAGATTGTGGAGTTGATTAAAAGGCCAACATGCAGGTTGTAATTTGCTGTGGTTCTATTTGGATACATTTGTATTCAAAACGGTTTTTAGTGTCTTAATTTTTAACCAAGTCTGTTTCTCCATAATAACGATGAATTTGTGTACGACAGCTTGAGCCTCAAGATTATCTGTGCTCTGAAGAGATCATCAAGAGAGAGGCTCCTTTACTGGTCGGAACAATGCCAGAGGATTATGGTAATGTATCTTTCAAGCATGATGTTGAAGAGAACAGGGGAAATGTGGCTTTGCCACAAAATGAGTCTTTTGAGCAGGTAGCTCTCTCAGAAGGGGTTAGTACTGGTATCAGGATAAGGACTCGCCAACCGCAGAATCAACCATCTATTGCAAACTTTGCACAGGGAAGTGCTCCGAGAAGATTGCGATTGCAGTGTAAACTTCAAGTGCAGCCACTTCATTGTGGCCCCATGTCTGAAGAGTGGAGCACACCAGAAGGCCATGAATTAAAAACTGCTGCTACAGAGGTGAGGAGCTAGTTATGTGAAACTACTGTAAATCTCTGATGTTATATGAACGGATTGTGAAGTTAATTAAAAGGCCGATGTGCAGGAGGGAAAGGCTTCAGAAAAGCATGGTCCTGCTGGTGGTTCTGCTGCTGCGACTGCTACTGTCTGTTCTATGAGTGAACCACAAAGAGTCCTTCCCGATTCTATCAATGATGGTAAGATCTCTCAAGAGGAGCCACTTCTATTGAAGTCAAAAGGCAAAACTTTGGCAGGCACTAATGATCTTTCTGTGTTTTCGGAGACCCCTTTTCGTCACTCAATCTGGTCATTTGCTATGGTGTTCAGGGTAGTGGTGGTTGTAGTATTGTTCGGAATCTTTGCCAGCGTATGTAAATGTCTTAAATTTTGATGCTATTTTGGAGACATTTCTTTCTGGGGCTGGGGTAACTATATAGACTTATGTCGGAATAGTTGTTAGGCTTGTTGATATTAGTAATtagtagtttaaaaaaaaataaaaaataaaaaataaaaaataaaaaaaaaataaaaaaataaaaaagaagaagaaaaaagaggaaaaaaaacagaaaagagaaagagagttgATGTACGCTTAAACTAGGTCCATCTTTGTATGCATAAACCTTCTCACGCGGCTTTTTTGTTGgtgttatatgatatataaagtTTAATTGCATGTGGACATGCAAAGAATTGTTTTGCTTTCTTGATGAAGATGTGCTTTGAAACATGTCAATGTAGTGCGGCTAACTACAACCATGGTACTTAACCAAAAAAAGGGTACAATTGTGGGGATGTATACCGGTTGCTCATGGTGGAGATTGTTGGATGGTCTGTGGGCATGGCCAGACATCGTTTATGTTGGGAGATGGTGTGTTTTCAGTTAAAAAGGCAGATTTAAGTGATAAAGGGTTTGGTATTGGTGGTACTTTCTTCGGGTCTAATGATCAAATCCTTGAATGCAAATAATGTTTAGAGCCAGTTGGGATTTGTGTGATGATAATGCAAATATGTTCAACTTGCATGATGTGGGGAATTTTTTGTGGGAGAAAAAGCATCATTTGCAAGGTAAAAAGAAGACCAACACAGGCATACATGGGATCAGGACATAGTTTTGAGGGTGCGGTTTTGCTAAAATGAGTGGTGTACGGCTTATATTAAATGATGAGAAAGAAGGAGGAAAGGGttgaagaagagaaataaaGGTCATTAAAAATGGGGAGTGAGGGAAtgatagtcataaaagttaacAGATTCTTTAATTATAATTCTTGAATCAAAGTGAGGGTTTCAATTCTAAACTACATCcggaaagaacttgagtgagaGGGAGCCTACACTATTTGATGTAACTGCCCTGACCAATGGTAGAAATTCTGCATGATGCCTACAAACCGGTGGCCGGGAAAAATAGAAAGTAATGTTTTGTCCATTTTGCCCCTATTTAATTTGACGTGGATGGCTGCAAGTGCAGCTTGAAGAAATTATTTTGCCATTTGACACCGACAGTATTTTTTATACGTGAGATGAATGGTTAAATGTAGTGATGTCaccaatttattttctaattttttataaatatatttaaactcatcttaacgtTTAAATATACctaaaattatttgaagtagACCCTATAAAACTTATTAATTATCTgaattcactattttttaaaaaatattcaactcaacTTGACATCTAAATACATCCAAACTCAGCTTAACATTCAATCTTAAGGGTGTCGCGAGGCTATGATCATATAAGCATttgatattgatttatttatatgcaAATGCAAACACATATTTGCATAACTAAACTATTAAATTGATAACACTGAAATATGCGtatgtaaatattttcatgACTATGAATAGTGTCAATATATCTTTGCAGATGTACTATTCactctataaatattattttattaatttttttttctctctttctatgTGGACATCAACGGGATTATTTTTGCCAACGGATTTTGTATTAAGGATAGATCTTATGTAGTGGGTGCtatttgcaaaatatatataaaaaataataatatttattatttttttggctcaAAATGTATAATCTAACGTAGAAGTTTTTCTTAAATGACAAATGGAATCTctaaaatatgtgattttacaTTTACATATAGATAAACCGATGTCAATTTCGACTAGTTATATGGATAAACTAGTTAGATTTTGTTAATATtagtagaaaaattctatttatcattattttcattatcATATTCTTTATCTCTTAATATAGTAGTCAATAATTGACCCACAAatgaaacataataaataacttttaattatttaatacaacATAATAGGTGGTATGGTCCATCAACGTttagattttttctataaaaaaataaacgatGCTCTCAGGGTGATGAGAGTGTCATATTTTACATAATAGGATgagagtaaaagaaaaaaaatatagtttgtagcattactaaaataaataaataaaagcgacaaatattgataataaacGATAAGAGATGGgagaattcttaaaaaaaaaaaggaaaatatattgaaaacaatgaaaattgaaaagaatacAGAAATGAAAAATGGTAAAGggcgaaggaaaaataaatcagaatgctttaaaataataataattttaattatcatctcACACACtatacatcatatttattttatttttttataataagtatgtaatttatgaataataaattgaacaatttaattagtttaataaaaataaaataaaataaaaaataataaaaataaaaataattttaaaatatataaaatatataatgtgaGAAGACGAACAGCATCCCTACAAATAAAGAGAGCTTTTGGCTCCCTTGTTGAGAAGGGTACAACATAAAGCTAAGCGTTATTTATGGATAAAAGATTAAAACAAAAGGTAATTCTCAAGTTAAAGAAATGTTGCGAGGAGAAAGTTCTAGAATTAGACAGCAAAACGGCGTCGTAGAAAAGAACCAGTCAACGTCGAGAATGTAGTTGgccaatggggaagaaaacttagGAAGCAAGGTCGGACATTGTGGGACCCACAAGTACTGTTTGATAACCACTTGCATGTTGTATGATTCAGTCTGTTGACCTCAGGTCAATCCTGTACGGAAGCTAACTTCAGTCCTCGACtcctcactctttctttttcattcatcattgtatttttttaataaaataaattaggatttattattaaaaatgagattattttttttaatgtgttttacattctctttatttcttttaataaaagtatacgaaatttatatatattaaaattatataaattatttcttcagaagcaaataaaaactaatgatatatattactcttctattttatttccatagaattatgtaaatataataatttttattacttttaaatcatcttttattttgttaaaatttaaaaattgatagaaAATATCACGTAATTACGGTGAGATGAATAATTTAGGGGAGTATATTGTTTCAATGTTTTGATCAATAATTtagtctaaaaataaataaaaaattgtatttccACTCTTTCCAGCTTCAAGGAAAGAATACATATAGTTTGGAGGACTAAAATGCAAACTTCATGAAGAAGTTAGTTTGGCTTGTATATACTTGGACCAACTGCTGTCGCAAATTCCAATTCCGGTTCACAATCACAACTCTCCTCCATGCATCCTCACTCGCTTTAACTCCGAAGAGCTCCtgctgtttctctctctctctctctggattTCTCCGTTAAACGTTCTCCGCAGAGACTGGGGGTGATGGATACTTTGTCTCTGAAACTGCCTCGAGGGTTCCGATTCAGTCCAACGGAACAGGAACTCATCGACTACTACTTGAGTTCCAAGATTAATGGCAAGAATTATGAAGATATTTACTTCATTCGCGAAGTTCAGATCTGTAAATGGGAGCCCTGGGATTTGCCGGGTAATTGTAATATGCAATCATAAGATTCCCTCTTCGTTTTGCTTTATGTGTTTTGCTTACTTTTGGTCTTTGGGCCTCAAAATTTTGTGCTTATTCTGGTTAATTTCTTCGAGTGTAGATATGTCTGACAAAGTGACCAAGGATCGGGAGTGGTTCTTCTTCTCGTCACCGGAGCAGAAGCATCGGACTGGGAATCGATCGAACAGGGCAACCGAAGCTGGGTACTGGAAGTCCACCGGTAAAGATAGGGAAATCAAGTCTGGCTCGATTTTGATCGGAATGAAAAAGACTCTGGTGTTCTACCTAGGGCGTAGTCCTACCGGGATAAGAACCCGTTGGGTAATGCATGAGTACCAGACAACCCAGAAGGAACTCGACGGCACGAACCCTGGTCAGGTTGGTTTTTTGGTCTTCCCTTTTGCCATGTTTCTTTGCGAGTAGCTTTTGTTTCACAGGCTGGTTTGTGATATTTTGTGTATGTTTCTTTTGCGTTTATCTCAGATCATTCTGCCATCCGGAATCCTTAGATTTgttaaattcttattttggtTTCTTAATGTGCTTAATTGGTAATATTCAGAGCTCTAACCATTCTTATTATACACAAATTTGCATATTGTCATCTTGCAGCTTTCTAGAATCgcattttaagtatttgatcGGCTGATGCTGTCACGCTACCATGATTCATCTCTTTTGCCTAACTTTATGCAGAATCCCTTTGTCCTGTgtcgtttatttgataaacaagAAAAGATTAGTAAAGGTCCAAACTTCAATGATGGACCTGCCACTGGTCTTGAAGAAGCAGAGTCTGATCTACCTGTGGCTTCAGCATCGGAAGTGCAAGCTGAGGATAATGGAACAATCAATGAATGTTCTAATTATGAGAATTCTCATGGGACAATATCTGACACTACAGCACTTGTTGAGAGTGATGACAACAATTCTAGTGCTTGTTTTGCAGAAGTTACACTTACTGAGGTGAGAATGGATTTGATTTTCAGCTTTAAAAAGTTGTTTGAGTTTCTctgaaaaattaattaagtaattatcTTATTCACTTATGTTTATTCTATCAGGATGATTTGCGGCTACAAGAAGAAATACAAAGGGTCCTGAATCCAGTAGATTGTGAACCATTTTCCTCAGTAATTTCGTCCTCCAACAAGCCTGCTGTTTCATCCCCTGCAACAGCGAAATCTTCTTTTAAAGAAGCAGAGTCTGAGCCAGCCGAAGCTGACAATTACCTCAAAATATGTTGTCCTGATGATGTTTATGCCGCAAAAAATCAAATGGCAGGAACAACAGCTACTGAGGTAGGGAATCGAATTTCTGCTTAAAAGTAAAATGTTCCATATTTCAAGATCAGTTAAGTTCcttgtctcatttttttttttttccctaaaatcAAGGGTGACTTGCAATTGTTGGATGGCTTGGCTATGTCCGATCTCTCACCAGAGACAATAGATTGGGACTTACTCTTCCAGCTCTTACCCTCTTCACCGTCGGATATGCACAAAGAGTCAGATCCTTTTTGCATACCAGACCTTGTCACCAATGACTTGAACGGCAGTCATGGTGGGGTGTGTTTACCACATGATCTGAATGGGTTGTATCCTTACATTCCCAATATGTCTGGCAAtcaaaataatctcatttttggcTATGAGACTGGGAAAAGCGCAGTCCCTATTAGGGATATTGGATCATGCAGTGGGTCAGATGTGGAATTCGAGGACTTACTGGTAAGTTCAAGCTCTCATTAATAGGTTTTGCAAGTTTAGCCAAGATATATTGTGTGATGTTGTATCAGCTTGAATGTCGTGAGTTGATATGATCTTCTTTCGGTACATTTTAACCTGAGCAATGACTTCAACTTGAATCTTTTATTTTCAGAGTTATTGGTCTTTTGATAGCTAATATTGCATTGTTCCTGTGTACAACAGCTTAAGCCAACATTTGAAGATTCTGAGGAGgtcaacaaaagaaaggctTCATCAGAGTTGTTAAATCCAGAACCTATATCATCGATGGAAGGGTCTGGGCCTTCAAATCAGATCATAGGATCTGATTTGATTCCAATGAATTATTGGTATTAATAATTCTTTGGAAGATGAGTATCAACCTATCGAATACTCATCACTAATTTGCCCTGTTTCTAAACCAATTCCAGTACCTTTACACCAAATTACTATTATTTTGTTAAGCCAATGCCAATTACGCTTTTTAGCATCAATCCTTGATTCCAATGGAATACTTCCTTTGGAAATTATTCGAAAATGTTTTCTGCTGAACCAGCATTTCCCTCCTTTGGAAATCTGGAAATTATCAAACACAAACCTCATACCAAAACACGTCTCAGACTCCACAAAATACCCCAGCCAATTAGTCCATGACGACAATTACTTTTTCATGAACCCAATGCATTATCGGCCAATTTCAATTCCTCCATATTAGTTTCAAGTTCTATCCATGGCTTATAGCCATAAAAAGAACCCAATGGGTACCCTGTCATGAAACTTTGAGGAAGACCCTCAACTTTCATGGTCATGTTCAGAGTGTTCTAGAATCTTGTAAAAGATCTGGTTCTGATAC from Carya illinoinensis cultivar Pawnee chromosome 6, C.illinoinensisPawnee_v1, whole genome shotgun sequence includes:
- the LOC122313534 gene encoding protein NTM1-like 9; translated protein: MAVISVNSLPRGFRFRPTDEELVDYYLRSKINGNNEDVWVIRELDVCKCEPWDLPDLSVVRSNDLEWFFFCPQDLKYPNGRRLNRATVAGYWKATGKDRNIKSRKKLIGMKKTLVFYTGRAPNGKRTNWVMHEYRTTLKELDGTNPGQSAFVLCRLFKKLDESIEGSNGDEAEPSVSTPTPAKSSPADTQSEIALDPATSPSVGGQVENHPAIIDCSPAENSDGTTSDTIPPINYNGNYGAENYFTDSPVSEVDLLLEQGFNLFYDPPGSLDDKIFSPIHSPMPYGLGSSSTYYATPNDLKNSYTGVQSQHGSSEPDANMDEFLASVLNHLAYEDQTPLKTEPVNYNGSYSGSDTDGVNAMLDLQGSLCCEEITSEAPLQVGTTPEYYSNASSERDVNENKGYVALPHNESFEQRAFSSDGTGGVVSTGIRIRTRQPQNQPSIANSAQGSAPRRLRLQCKLQVQPPHCGPMSENWSGPEDHELKIAATELEPQDYLCSEEIIKREAPLLVGTMPEDYGNVSFKHDVEENRGNVALPQNESFEQVALSEGVSTGIRIRTRQPQNQPSIANFAQGSAPRRLRLQCKLQVQPLHCGPMSEEWSTPEGHELKTAATEEGKASEKHGPAGGSAAATATVCSMSEPQRVLPDSINDGKISQEEPLLLKSKGKTLAGTNDLSVFSETPFRHSIWSFAMVFRVVVVVVLFGIFASVCKCLKF
- the LOC122313977 gene encoding NAC domain-containing protein 91-like isoform X1 — encoded protein: MDTLSLKLPRGFRFSPTEQELIDYYLSSKINGKNYEDIYFIREVQICKWEPWDLPGNYMSDKVTKDREWFFFSSPEQKHRTGNRSNRATEAGYWKSTGKDREIKSGSILIGMKKTLVFYLGRSPTGIRTRWVMHEYQTTQKELDGTNPGQNPFVLCRLFDKQEKISKGPNFNDGPATGLEEAESDLPVASASEVQAEDNGTINECSNYENSHGTISDTTALVESDDNNSSACFAEVTLTEDDLRLQEEIQRVLNPVDCEPFSSVISSSNKPAVSSPATAKSSFKEAESEPAEADNYLKICCPDDVYAAKNQMAGTTATEGDLQLLDGLAMSDLSPETIDWDLLFQLLPSSPSDMHKESDPFCIPDLVTNDLNGSHGGVCLPHDLNGLYPYIPNMSGNQNNLIFGYETGKSAVPIRDIGSCSGSDVEFEDLLLKPTFEDSEEVNKRKASSELLNPEPISSMEGSGPSNQIIGSDLIPMNYWY
- the LOC122313977 gene encoding NAC domain-containing protein 91-like isoform X2; the protein is MDTLSLKLPRGFRFSPTEQELIDYYLSSKINGKNYEDIYFIREVQICKWEPWDLPDMSDKVTKDREWFFFSSPEQKHRTGNRSNRATEAGYWKSTGKDREIKSGSILIGMKKTLVFYLGRSPTGIRTRWVMHEYQTTQKELDGTNPGQNPFVLCRLFDKQEKISKGPNFNDGPATGLEEAESDLPVASASEVQAEDNGTINECSNYENSHGTISDTTALVESDDNNSSACFAEVTLTEDDLRLQEEIQRVLNPVDCEPFSSVISSSNKPAVSSPATAKSSFKEAESEPAEADNYLKICCPDDVYAAKNQMAGTTATEGDLQLLDGLAMSDLSPETIDWDLLFQLLPSSPSDMHKESDPFCIPDLVTNDLNGSHGGVCLPHDLNGLYPYIPNMSGNQNNLIFGYETGKSAVPIRDIGSCSGSDVEFEDLLLKPTFEDSEEVNKRKASSELLNPEPISSMEGSGPSNQIIGSDLIPMNYWY